ttgattcaccatcttttcgatcaaattaatttgtctggcctaattttgacaaaaataacacagtttaatcgatcatatatattaaattttaattactaaaaaatattttaaaaaaaagacgttttaaatgCCTTTAGCTGAGTAGCTCCCTTGAATTGTAGAGACTAAAAATCTATTAAAGtgcaaattttattgatattagagATCCAAGTTCACTGCAGTTTTAGAATAAACTTTTATCTCAATATTTGTAAAGCTAAGATTCAAAACCAAGAAGGATATCTCAAATTTCAGTTTTGAGTGACCATGCATAAATCAATGTTGATACCGAAACAAACAATAAATATGGCCGTACAGTCTTTACAATTCTATCGCAAGGTACTTTTCTATTCTTAGTGATTGTAATTTAGCTTgataaaattttatacaaaataatgcTAATATATCTGCTTTTTCTCAAAGACATTaactttctttttaattaaagagaatgcaatTTGGGTAAAGTGATAATTTTAGGCTAAGAAGAGAgttgttttatgaattttattttctttacggGTTTTGTCATTCTCAAAAATAAACTTGTTCTTATAACACTATAGAGCACTCATTGTATTGGAGAAAAAGAGCAGCCAAAGAACCTCTTTAAGGGAGGAATGAAGAGACAAATTTGCTGTTAGATAGAATCATAAAGGATTGATGAAAAAGTTGTTTGATCTTAATATATAGACACACTAGTATAGGTCTATTGTTTGTTTATTgagtttataaataatatatattagggATAAGTATGTTTTTGGTCCCTAAAGTAGGGgcaaaaaatttatttcgtccctcgGCTTTTTTTCGCAACAAAAAGGTCCCTTAGGTTccggtttgttttaaaatcgtccctcTGACAATTTTACCCCTGTAGTTGTTGGATTTCGTTACGACCGTTTATTAACGGATATGGGAAacgttaattaatataaataaataataatataaggatTAAATCAAGAAAGTGAATGAAAATGAGGTGCAGGGAGGGAGGAATAACGACGAGAGTTGCTGCTGAAGGTCGACGGCTAGGGTTTAGGAGTCAGTGGCGTCCATGGCTTCCCAGAGCTCAAGAGCCTCACGTTTTCGTTCAGATGCAAAGGAGTTGCTCTGTGGCCATGGTGAGAGGCCGGTTTTGCGAACTTCGTCGACGAATGATAACCCTGGACGAAGATTTTGGGGTTGTGTATACTATGAGGTAAAGTGTTCTTCCTATTTTGCTATTGTGGGTATGAGAATTTGAGATTTCTTCATATGTTTCTGTGGCTTGTACTAGGTTCAGGATGGGTGTGATTTCTTCAGATGGGCAGATCCGGAACCTGGAGCTGTTCAGAAAGAGGTTGAATTTGCAAGAAATAGGAGAAAGATAACGAAATTAAAGGCAAGATTGAAGGAGTTGGAGACGAAGCTTTGGGTTGTGGCTGCTCTATGTTTTGCTGGGTGGGTGGGGTTTCTGTTCTTATTCCTGCAGAATCATTACAACTTGAAGCAGCCGAATGGAATGCACTTAGGTTATAGATGATTTGGTAGGGAATGTTATGAGGTTTACTGTGTTGTGTGGGTAGAGTTTGAGGGTATTCTCTGATGTTACAGTGGTTTAGGTTTGTAGCAACTTTGAAAGTGtttgaactaatgaagaaaagTGTTGTGTAATGTTGCCCAAATTGTCACCTTCTTTGATAGTGGACCTGTTTTATTTTGTAATGTAAAAGTAGTTTATGAGCAAAGCAGAAAAGCATTCAATAGAAGATCTGGAAATTCAGTAATTAGTAATGGAATATTTCATTTGATGACTAGTTAAAACATACATAAATATTTTGTCTTTGGATCCACATGCCTAGTACCAAAAAACAGAGAAGCAACACTGCAAGTGTCCTCAGGCACTTAATACCAAAATACAGTACTCAAACCAATGTAACTAAGGTAAAGTTCTTAATGTAAATATCCAATACCaaaattaaaaacactttttgcAAAACATTAACACAAGAGTCACAGAAAATTTCACACTCAAATCCTAAAGATTTCCCCACTAAGATGGGGTAACTTGGCCATCAACCTCAGCTTCTGCATGGGTAGATGAGGTGCACTGCATTGAATGACAGAAAAGGGCCTCTTCCTCACAGATGGCTGGCTAGGAGGCTGTTTGTTGCTGGTGGAGGTTGCAGAAGATGCAGCCTTGTTCTTGGGCTGGGCCAAGATGTTGGGCTGAGTGGAAGCTTTCTTGGGCTTAGTGGAAGCTTTCTTGGGCTGAGGTGCTTCTGTGGTGGGCCGGGCTTCACGTTTCTTGGGCCTTGTGGGGGTTTTCCTGGTATGAGATGCTGGCAGATTGGATGGTGATGGTGTAGTAGTCCTCTTTCTCCCTCCCCAAGCTGTCTGACCAGGTGCCAGCTTAGCTGCATTCTTCTTAGCTCTGTTGGTTGAACTTTGGGCCTACAATAGTTATGTAAATCATATAGAAAGTAACTCACATATCATATAGTAGTAAACTTATATAGTTGGCAATCATGATGCTAGTTGAACCCTAGAATAGCATATCACAAACCCTCTTACCCTCTTCTTAGGAAGGCTGCAGCCGCTTTTCTTGTGTCCAACTCCACCACAGTTGAAGCATCTTTGGACTTCTCCCCTCCGTGACATATGAGTCTGGCTTCTAATGTCTTCATCTGCAGCCCCTATTTTCCTCTTCTTCACCGGTCTGTGGCTTGGCCTCCTGTAAGGAGGTGGGATGACATCATCATATTGAGTCCTCTCCCATAGCTCCGGGTCGTTTACAGGGTGTATCACCGCCTCGTAGCACCTGATGTAAGCCTCCTTCTTGTAGCATTCATCCACATATGACTCCAAATTAAGGCCCTTGAAGGTGATGCAGCTGATGGCATGAGGACAAGGAATCCCACTAAGTTGCCAATTCCTGCAAGAACATTCACCAGCTGCCAGATCCACAACATACTTATCTAGACCACTCATAACCTCGTATTGGCTAGCAGATGACCAGTAAGGCCTCCAGTCCCTAGCTAAGCTTGCCTGTTTCTCTAATTTCTTACTAATCATTTGCATAATGTTTCCTGGATAATTAAGAACCCTTTCCCTATTTGCAGCCCATCTAGTCATCATGTAAATCCTAATATCCTCTAACATGCTCACAATTGGTTTCTCTCTTGCTTCTACTAACACATAATTGAAACTCTCACTCATATTATTAACAAGACTGTCACATTTAGATAGGAAGGTAAACCTGGATCTTGACCAGAACCTTGGTGGAATGCCATTGCCTTGGTAATGGTCAAGTTCCATTTTTGTGAGCCTTTGCAACTAGCTCCTTCACCTTGATCTTTGGGTTGGATTCAACTTTCTTCTTAAACTGGGTACCCAACCATTTGCTGTGCATAATCTCAACCCGGTGTGTCTGCATGCAGGTATGTTGGAGATTCATGCTTCTTAGTTGCCAAGTGGACTCCTCACCCACCCTGTGTGCATATAACCAAAATGGGCAGCCTTTCTGACAAACAGCTCGGACCCTCACCAAGTCGCACTTGCTGAATTTAATGTTTCTAGCTGTGTTGACTGCATAGGCCGCCACTGTGTCCTTGAACTCCTGCCGAGATTCATACAATGTGCCAACCTTCCATTGGTACTTTCCCATTTCCTTTTGTGTCTTATGCACTGGAAACCTCTGCCCCCCTCCTCAGCATGATCCTCCCCATCATCATCACCCATCCCTACTCCTGCAATTACATGATCCTGCTCCAATTCATCACTGTCAactgcatcatcatcatccaaaTCACTTGTAACAACTTTTTTGCCCTTCTCCACATTGCAGTCCTTCGGCACAGCATTATCTTCACCAAATCCACTTTCATAGTCGTACACCTCATCACTGTCAGTGAAGTGGATGTCTTCCACACTGTTTTCCTCTTCATCAGATGGCAAGTATGTTGGGTCATCACTGTCTTCGCCACTGCTAGCATCATCACCATCCGCCTCATCTCCCTCTTGGCCTAATTCCACTCCACCATCCTTATTATCGCACTCTTGTTGATCTGCAACCCTAGCTCCATCACTGTTATCTACATTGCCTTCGAACAACACTAAATCCATACCACCACCTAAGGGTTTCTCATTCTGGCCACCAACCGTTTGTCCCCCCACGTCCAGAAAACCCACCTCCGGAAATCCCTCGGCATCCTCAACCTCATGCACCACAAACAGATCAACAAAGCCTCTCCTCCCTGCTATGGTACACATTTCAATTGCCTCTGTGTCACCTACCAATAGCCTCAAATGACGCTCATAATCATCCTCAGTTGGGTCTATGTACCATAACGCTGAAATGTTGGATTTCAGGAATCCAAGGTGTCTCAGTTCCTCGTATGCCTCAAACACACTCCACCGATTGCCATCAATGTCCTCCACAACTGTAGATTGACCCTTCAAGTACCTCAGCACACCATTATCATATCCAAATAACCCACCATGGTGCACCCGCATGTTGAACAGCGCCATCTCCTTCCCGAAAAACCCTATTAATCAACACAGGGAGTTACTCAACCAACTATGAACAACAACAACTACAATCAGTTCAAACCCTACCCTTCCACACACCTTCGCACAATCCACATTAAGAAACGAGAAATTACATTCACATAATGCTTACCTTGCCGAGGGATTTTTGTTGGAACGAAGCCAAGTTAACAAACCACGAAGTTTTCCGGCAACCTCTCTCAAGCTACCAACGCCGGACGTCGCAGGAAGGCCTTCCAAGGGTTTCGCACAATCGTTTCACACAAACGTTTCACTCTCTACTCCTATTCTCAGTCGAAGCGTTGCTTGGGAAAGGAAATTTGATCTCGCGTGAAGTAATACCAATCAACAAGGGCATTTtcgtattaaaaaattatttttgggggCAAAGGACGTTTTTAAAACAAATCGGAATCTAAGGGACCTTTTTGTTGCGAAAAAAAGTcgagggacgaaataaatttttggcccctactttagggaccaaaatcatacttatccctatatattattatttattaaaataaaaaatattttaaatatttatataattaaaagaaaatattaaacacagttaaaaaaatattttatattttaatatcaataaaaaattaaaatattattgtaatttatctaaaaaatactttatattttatatatatgtcgtattctgtgtcttataaaattttaaaatttatatgtcTGTGTGTCTCGTATTGTATCGTATCCGGTGTCAATATCCATACTTCATAGGTCATTTTAATATAAATGTGAATTCTGTGTACGATTGTGTATGCTGgtgtcaaacaaaataaaaattttatgtatatttatatggaaaagtatagatagacaatgaaaatactaaacaatgtgaacaatagatatatcggatgttcatttcaTTAGGTGTACGaatagttattctaatattaagatttagataaGTAATTTAAagatgtagtgtatttttatttgattgataattattcacattattaaaaaaaattattgattactAACATAACCCTATTTATATTTGTGTATTGTACCGTTTTTGTGTTTCTGTCTATTGCTGGTTAAGACAGCAAATAAACGGAGTCTAATAAAGGTCATCGTGTGACATGGGAGGCCAAAAAAATTTGTTggtgtttatcttttaattattcattaattttaaatttattatctttcttttaaaaataaaagaagtgtTGAATTATTTAATTCATTTGTCAAATTATACTTGTGCAATATTTTATTACAAAAactagttgattaattggtacTTTTATAATccgttttttatatataatttagaaaataattaatatgtataatattaaataagatgATAAGTTTTTAAGATGGTTAATACGCGATTTTGTATTTAAGTTCTAATAATTTATGATAAATGTGTATTTAAGCTTATAACATgtgaaatttatataatatacaagtttaatcacccgtgccatgcacgtgataaaattaaaattataattttaagttgttatgttaaatttcattttaattataataatttaattaataaaaaaataacttgtatgcattgtttttctttttttaatatagtattaattgtattaactataaaatagttatttaatctacttttttcaataaatcaggcatatatactcaatatgaccataaataatctagtaatacttaaatCTACCAACAAAATTTTATATGTTGGTTTAATGTGAagtaagaaaatatcaaaatcagctcaaaatgaagaacaaattaataGAGAATCCTAATGCAGAAAGTtttgtaataaacaataaataatttaaacctactgaataacaattcaatgctatcttttgatacctgcaaaatatatacatgAAACAATACCGTATCAatgtttgtatataaaattataaaattttaatgataattttaatattttcaaactaTTAATGTATAATAAGAATTCATCTATTAGTTCCtagaatttctaaatttttttaagtgatagtaataaattttaataaataaatagatttagtaagacattttgttattacctttttattataggctcttaaaaacttctctatataccACATTCATCATGCAGTTATCTTCCAAGTGTCCATGATCTTGCAACAACACTCGCAGATCATCTTTACTCGTTACCCTTGATAACGTAACATACAATTGACCATGGATGAAAACTGGCCTTGGAAGTTTCAATAGAGTTTGTCCATGGGACTTATTTATTATCATTGCAAATGACATGATAATTGGGAATTGTCTTCTTTGAAACCTGACCGGCAATGTTTCATTATTTGGAATTAGATTCACTCTTGGGATAAGAACAATACTTCTAACTTTGTTACCAGTTAAAGTCTTGCATTCTATCACATGGTTTCCCATTCTTCTAACTTGCATCCTCGTTCCATTGCACAAACCATTAGTTTGGTCTATATTCCGTAGCAACATAACAGGAACGCCAACCTTCAGAACCAACTTGTGTGGTGGTAGACCTGAACAATTTATTCCATTTAGAATCTCCGGCGAGAAAGCATCTAACTCAAGTTCCATATTTCCCTCTTCAGCACACACAGAGTTTGAACTTAAGTAGACTATTTCTTGTCCAGGTAGCCCTGCAATCATCTTGTTGTTGACATCAGTGACACAAAAATCCAAAGTTGGTGCAAGAATTGCTCTATCCTTGAAATAAATTTCAACGGATAAATTGGATAACATATTTGGATACACGAAATCAATGAGGTCATCCAAAACTGTCTCAGAGTTCTTAATCAAAATGTCAGATGGTATATAAACGATCGATTCACCATCTGTTGTATCACCAGCCAAACCATCAccaattttgagtagccattctgCAAAATTTCTGAGTTCTTGTATATTGTTGTTTTCACCTAGTGACAATCTCGTGTTTTTTGTAAGCTTCAAAACCTTACAGTTATGCCACAAATATGAAGAATTAATAGAAGACTGAATTATATCTTGCCTTGAGTCTCTGAGAATTACAGGTAAAATTTGTCTAAAATCTCCTCCGAGAACAACAACCTTACCTCCAAATGGCAAATGAGCATTATACGAATCTGAGCACCTTAAGATGTCTCTGAGGCATTTATCTAAAGCTTCGTAATAATACTTACTTATCATTGGAGCTTCATCCCATGTGATTAATTTGGCCTTAGCTTGGATATTAACCTTGCAAGAGGACTTCCCTGTTTAATGCTACACAAAGAATCCTCATTTATGGCAAAAGGAATTTTAAACCTTGAATGTGCAGTTCTTCCATTAGGCAACAAAAATGCAGCAATTCCACTCGAAACAACATTTAAAACTATACCTCCTTTAGACCTAATTGAGCATGATATAGTTgaccataaaaatatttttccacAACCACCTTGACCGTACAAGAAGAAAAATCCACCCATATTACCGCTAACAGCACTAATTATTTGATCGTATGCAAATTTCTGCTCATTAGTTAGCCtttttaaatacccacttagttCATTCGCAAGAGTATTAACGTCAAAATAATTGAAATAATTGACTATTacgacttatatatatatatatatatactaattacaaacgatatgaatttttaatgaaaatacttgatactaataaaaaaaattatataaatagaaattatttaatttcaatttcaatttcatataacaaaacagtagttttcaaaaattatggaaTCTTTTTTTGACATATATATTATGCCATACGTATAAATTATACGGGTTAttatataaattcatatatatgcataacaaaacagtttaatattatatattttctacattaattatatgtcaatattttaaaaaagagataaaagaagagatatataaatatgtataatattattgctatatatgaagcagttttatattgct
The sequence above is drawn from the Arachis hypogaea cultivar Tifrunner chromosome 4, arahy.Tifrunner.gnm2.J5K5, whole genome shotgun sequence genome and encodes:
- the LOC140184271 gene encoding uncharacterized protein, which translates into the protein MGGFFFLYGQGGCGKIFLWSTISCSIRSKGGKSSCKVNIQAKAKLITWDEAPMISKYYYEALDKCLRDILRCSDSYNAHLPFGGKVVVLGGDFRQILPVILRDSRQDIIQSSINSSYLWHNCKVLKLTKNTRLSLGENNNIQELRNFAEWLLKIGDGLAGDTTDGESIVYIPSDILIKNSETVLDDLIDFVYPNMLSNLSVEIYFKDRAILAPTLDFCVTDVNNKMIAGLPGQEIVYLSSNSVCAEEGNMELELDAFSPEILNGINCSGLPPHKLVLKVGVPVMLLRNIDQTNGLCNGTRMQVRRMGNHVIECKTLTGNKVRSIVLIPRVNLIPNNETLPVRFQRRQFPIIMSFAMIINKSHGQTLLKLPRPVFIHGQLYVTLSRVTSKDDLRVLLQDHGHLEDNCMMNVVCGRVGFELIVVVVVHSWLSNSLC